Below is a genomic region from Billgrantia tianxiuensis.
CTCATGGTCATACAGACTTTGCTGATCGAACCTCATGGCTTGGCGTTACCTCGTGGGGTCCAGCGGTTGCGTGAAAGCTTGTGCGCTTCCGGCGCCTGCATCATGGCAATTTTGCAGTGACGTCCTGCAGTGGCACTGCCCGAGGCTGGATGTAAAGATAGGTTACAGGAATGCGTACAACAAGCCCGCATGCCCAATGTGCTGTACCGGCTTTGCCAACTGTTTCTGGCCGTTCTATTTCCTGGCCGTTCTATTGCAGAACGCCGCCCATGGGCCGGAAGAGAGATTGGTTCAGCCCAGGTCCCGGCTCGTGTAATATGATTGCCTGCTGTACTTCTTAGCGAGGAGGCATCGTGTCCCCTACCGATGAGCTGGTACTGGCCAGCGGTAACCCCGGCAAGATTCGGGAATTCAGTCAGCTTTTCGCGGCCCTTGGGTTACGTATCCGGCCTCAATCGGAATACGGCGTGGTCGACGTCGAGGAAACCGGCCTCACCTTTGTCGAGAATGCTCTGCTCAAGGCGCGTGAGGCCAGTCGCAGCAGCGGCCTGCCTGCCTTGGCCGACGATTCGGGACTCGAGGTCGATGCCCTGTCGGGGCAACCGGGTATCTATTCGGCACGCTACGCCGGCGAGCCCAAGAGCGATGTACGCAACAATGCCAAGCTGCTCGAGGCCTTGGACGGCCTTTCCGGTCACCAGCGCAGCGCGCGCTATTGGTGTGCCCTCGTCTACCTGCGCCATGCCGACGACCCGGTGCCGCTGATCGTCCAGCGTAGTTGGGAAGGAGAGATCCTCGAGCGGCCACGCGGTGAGGGTGGATTCGGCTACGATCCGCTGTTCTGGCTGCCTGAGCGTGGCCTGAGCGTCGCCGAGCTTGCGGCCGAGGAGAAGAATCGTCTGAGCCACCGCGGCCGGGCCCTCGAGGCCATGGTCGCTGCGCTGCGCGATGCGTCCCAACGCTGATGACCGGCCTGACTTGTGACGCATCGGCACTACCGCCGCTGGCGCTCTACGTGCATGTACCCTGGTGCGTGCGCAAGTGTCCCTACTGCGATTTCAACTCCCATGGTGTGGGCAGAGGCGCCGAACTCCCGGAAGACGAGTATCTGGCGGCCCTGCTCGACGACCTCGACGCCGATCTGCCGCTGGCGGCTGGCCGTCGGCTCGGCAGCATCTTCATCGGTGGCGGCACGCCGAGCCTGATGTCGGCAGGCTTCT
It encodes:
- the rdgB gene encoding RdgB/HAM1 family non-canonical purine NTP pyrophosphatase — encoded protein: MSPTDELVLASGNPGKIREFSQLFAALGLRIRPQSEYGVVDVEETGLTFVENALLKAREASRSSGLPALADDSGLEVDALSGQPGIYSARYAGEPKSDVRNNAKLLEALDGLSGHQRSARYWCALVYLRHADDPVPLIVQRSWEGEILERPRGEGGFGYDPLFWLPERGLSVAELAAEEKNRLSHRGRALEAMVAALRDASQR